One genomic segment of Streptomyces niveus includes these proteins:
- a CDS encoding low molecular weight phosphatase family protein has product MTAPEGRGIAGLPDTFRILHVSTGNVCRSPITERLNRHALSDRLGERLTGGLIVESAGTWGHEGASMEANAEAVLADFGADPSGFVGRELLDEHVIRADLVLTATRDHRAQVISMGHSAGLRTFTLKEFTRLVRAIDPATLPDPLDEGVVERARALVRAAAALRGWLLAPNAEADEVYDPYGAPITFFRSIGDEIHQALDPVVTALTGVPTRH; this is encoded by the coding sequence TTGACCGCCCCTGAGGGGCGTGGCATAGCGGGACTCCCCGACACCTTCCGCATCCTCCACGTCAGTACCGGCAACGTGTGCCGCTCGCCCATCACCGAGCGGCTGAACCGCCATGCCCTGAGCGACCGCCTCGGCGAACGGCTCACGGGCGGGCTCATCGTGGAGAGCGCGGGCACCTGGGGACACGAGGGGGCCTCGATGGAGGCCAACGCGGAGGCCGTCCTGGCGGATTTCGGCGCGGACCCGTCCGGCTTCGTCGGACGGGAGCTGCTGGACGAGCACGTGATCCGCGCGGACCTGGTGCTCACGGCGACGCGTGACCACCGGGCACAGGTCATCTCGATGGGGCACTCGGCGGGACTGCGGACCTTCACGCTGAAGGAGTTCACCCGTCTCGTACGGGCCATAGACCCGGCGACGCTACCGGACCCCCTCGACGAGGGCGTGGTCGAGCGGGCCCGTGCGCTGGTGCGTGCCGCCGCTGCGCTGCGCGGATGGCTGCTGGCCCCCAACGCGGAGGCGGACGAGGTCTACGACCCGTACGGCGCGCCCATCACGTTCTTCCGCTCCATCGGCGACGAGATCCACCAGGCGCTCGACCCGGTGGTGACGGCGCTCACGGGCGTGCCCACCCGGCACTGA
- a CDS encoding L-threonylcarbamoyladenylate synthase, translating into MARRYDCNDATDRTTGLREAASAVRRGELVVLPTDTVYGLGADAFSSEAVADLLDAKGRGRNMPTPVLIGSPNTLHGLVTDFSEQAWELVDAFWPGALTLVAKHQPSLQWDLGDTRGTVAIRMPLHPVAIELLTEVGPMAVSSANLTGHPAPEDCDAAQEMLADAVSVYLDGGKTPGIVPSSIVDVTGKVPLLLRAGAVDADELRKVVPDLEVAN; encoded by the coding sequence ATGGCACGGCGATACGACTGCAACGACGCGACCGACCGCACGACCGGTCTGCGTGAAGCCGCGTCCGCCGTCCGCCGCGGCGAGCTCGTCGTCCTGCCCACCGACACCGTCTACGGGCTCGGCGCCGACGCCTTCAGCTCGGAGGCCGTCGCCGATCTCCTCGACGCCAAGGGCCGGGGCCGCAACATGCCCACGCCCGTGCTCATCGGCTCCCCGAACACCCTGCACGGCCTCGTCACGGACTTCTCCGAGCAGGCCTGGGAGCTGGTCGACGCCTTCTGGCCGGGCGCGCTCACGCTCGTCGCCAAGCACCAGCCCTCGCTCCAGTGGGACCTCGGCGACACCCGCGGCACCGTCGCGATCCGGATGCCGCTGCACCCCGTCGCGATCGAGCTGCTGACCGAGGTCGGCCCGATGGCCGTCTCCAGCGCGAACCTGACCGGACACCCCGCGCCGGAGGACTGTGACGCGGCGCAGGAGATGCTGGCGGACGCGGTGTCGGTGTATCTCGACGGCGGGAAGACGCCCGGCATCGTGCCGTCCTCGATCGTGGACGTGACGGGCAAGGTCCCGCTCCTGCTGCGCGCGGGCGCCGTGGACGCCGACGAGCTCCGCAAGGTCGTACCCGACCTCGAGGTGGCCAATTGA
- the prmC gene encoding peptide chain release factor N(5)-glutamine methyltransferase, with protein MLLAEVAQATQRLADAGVPSPRFDAEELAAFVHGVKRGELHSVVDEEFDARYWETVARREAREPLQHITGRVFFRYLELQVGPGVFVPRPETESVVGWAIDAVRAMDVVEPLIVDLCSGSGAIALAMAQEVPRSRVHAVELSEDALTWTRKNAEGSRVTVHRGDALTALPDFDGQVDLVISNPPYIPLTEWEYVAPEARDHDPEMALFSGEDGLDTIRGIERTAHRLLRPGGLVVIEHADTQGGQVPWIFSEEAGWADAADHPDLNKRPRFATARKAMP; from the coding sequence CTGCTGCTCGCCGAGGTCGCCCAGGCCACCCAGCGGCTGGCCGACGCGGGCGTGCCGTCGCCGCGGTTCGACGCGGAGGAGCTCGCCGCGTTCGTGCACGGGGTGAAGCGCGGTGAGCTGCACAGCGTCGTGGACGAGGAGTTCGACGCCCGCTACTGGGAGACCGTCGCGCGCCGCGAGGCCCGCGAACCGCTCCAGCACATCACCGGGCGGGTGTTCTTCCGGTATCTGGAACTCCAGGTCGGGCCGGGGGTGTTCGTGCCCCGGCCGGAGACCGAGTCCGTCGTCGGCTGGGCCATAGACGCCGTCCGCGCGATGGATGTCGTCGAGCCGCTGATCGTCGATCTCTGCTCGGGATCCGGCGCGATCGCGCTCGCGATGGCGCAGGAGGTGCCGCGCTCGCGCGTGCACGCCGTGGAGCTGTCCGAGGACGCCCTCACCTGGACGCGGAAGAACGCCGAGGGGTCCAGGGTCACCGTGCACCGCGGAGACGCCCTGACGGCCCTCCCGGACTTCGACGGCCAGGTCGACCTGGTCATCTCCAACCCGCCGTACATCCCGCTCACCGAGTGGGAGTACGTGGCGCCCGAGGCCCGCGACCACGACCCGGAGATGGCGCTGTTCTCGGGCGAGGACGGCCTCGACACGATCCGCGGGATCGAACGCACCGCGCACCGGCTGCTGCGGCCCGGCGGCCTCGTCGTCATCGAGCACGCGGACACCCAGGGCGGACAGGTCCCGTGGATCTTCAGCGAGGAGGCCGGCTGGGCGGACGCGGCCGACCACCCGGACCTGAACAAGCGCCCGCGTTTCGCGACGGCGCGCAAGGCCATGCCGTGA
- the prfA gene encoding peptide chain release factor 1 has translation MFEAVEELVGEHADLEKKLADPSVHADQAHARKLNKRYAELTPIIGTYRSWKQTGDDIETAREFAADPTDPSAGDFAAEVKVLEKQRGELTEKLRLLLVPRDPSDDKDVILEIKAGAGGDESALFAGDLLRMYLRYAERVGWKTEIIDATESELGGYKDVQVAVKTKGGNGATEPGQGVWARLKYEGGVHRVQRVPSTESQGRIHTSAAGVLVTPEAEEVDVEIHANDLRIDVYRSSGPGGQSVNTTDSAVRITHLPTGVVASCQNEKSQLQNKEQAMRILRSRLLAAAQEEAERNAADVRRSQVRTVDRSEKIRTYNFPENRISDHRVGFKAYNLDQVLDGELAAVIQACVDADSAAKLAAA, from the coding sequence ATGTTCGAGGCGGTCGAGGAACTGGTCGGCGAACACGCCGACCTGGAGAAGAAGCTCGCCGACCCGTCGGTCCACGCGGACCAGGCGCACGCCCGCAAGCTCAACAAGCGGTACGCCGAACTGACCCCGATCATCGGGACGTACCGCTCCTGGAAGCAGACCGGGGACGACATCGAGACGGCCCGTGAGTTCGCCGCCGACCCCACCGACCCCTCGGCCGGCGACTTCGCCGCCGAGGTCAAGGTGCTGGAGAAGCAGCGCGGCGAACTCACCGAGAAGCTGCGGCTGCTGCTCGTCCCCCGCGACCCCAGCGACGACAAGGACGTCATCCTGGAGATCAAGGCGGGCGCGGGCGGCGACGAGTCCGCGCTGTTCGCCGGTGACCTCCTGCGGATGTATCTGCGCTACGCCGAGCGCGTCGGCTGGAAGACCGAGATCATCGACGCCACCGAGTCCGAGCTGGGCGGCTACAAGGACGTCCAGGTCGCCGTGAAGACCAAGGGCGGCAACGGGGCCACCGAGCCGGGACAGGGCGTCTGGGCGCGGCTCAAGTACGAGGGCGGGGTGCACCGTGTACAGCGGGTGCCCTCCACCGAGTCGCAGGGCCGGATCCACACGTCGGCGGCCGGTGTGCTCGTGACGCCCGAGGCGGAGGAGGTCGATGTGGAGATCCACGCCAACGACCTGCGTATCGACGTCTACCGCTCGTCGGGCCCCGGCGGCCAGTCCGTCAACACGACGGACTCCGCCGTCCGGATCACGCATCTGCCCACCGGAGTCGTCGCTTCCTGCCAGAACGAGAAGAGCCAGCTCCAGAACAAGGAGCAGGCCATGCGTATCCTGCGCTCGCGGCTCCTGGCCGCGGCACAGGAGGAGGCGGAGAGGAACGCGGCGGACGTCAGGCGCAGCCAGGTGCGTACCGTCGACCGGTCCGAGAAGATCCGTACGTACAACTTCCCGGAAAACCGCATCTCGGACCACCGGGTCGGCTTCAAGGCGTACAACTTGGACCAGGTGCTCGACGGTGAGCTGGCGGCAGTGATCCAGGCATGCGTCGACGCCGACTCGGCGGCGAAGCTCGCGGCCGCCTGA
- the rpmE gene encoding 50S ribosomal protein L31, whose protein sequence is MKRDIHPTYVETQVSCTCGASFTTRSTIESGSVRAEICSECHPFYTGKQKILDTGGRVARFEARFGKAAAGSANK, encoded by the coding sequence TTGAAGCGCGACATCCACCCCACGTACGTCGAGACCCAGGTCAGCTGTACCTGCGGTGCGTCGTTCACCACTCGCAGCACGATCGAATCGGGCTCCGTCCGTGCCGAGATCTGCTCCGAGTGCCACCCGTTCTACACGGGCAAGCAGAAGATCCTCGACACCGGTGGCCGTGTGGCCCGCTTCGAGGCCCGCTTCGGCAAGGCTGCCGCCGGCTCCGCCAACAAGTAG
- a CDS encoding LCP family protein — protein sequence MTDQSKGGRIRATGTRRKKPSTRRRATTAAAWSAAALVLVGGSGLGYVYFKLNGNIQGVDINARLGTDRPVNVDNGSMDILVLGSDSRSGDNAEYGADEGGARSDTAMIMHVDEGHKSASVVSVPRDTIVERPDCEDGNGDTAAGERRAMFNTAYEVGGPACAVKTVEKMSGIRMDHYIEVDFTGFKQLIDDLGGVRITTTEAIDDSKSHLNLEPGTHTLDGEQALGLVRTRKSVGDGSDLGRIQLQQAFIKALITQVKDIGLLSSPKKLYDIGDTATRAITPDSELDTVKELAAFAGGLKNLGAEDVNMITLPVRYDPADPNRVVPLEKASEQVWTALRADKPIPASATKDSAGDKGDASDVVTGGAE from the coding sequence ATGACCGATCAGAGCAAGGGCGGACGAATACGCGCGACCGGCACACGCCGCAAGAAGCCGAGCACACGCCGTCGCGCCACGACGGCGGCCGCGTGGTCGGCCGCCGCCCTGGTGCTCGTCGGCGGGTCCGGTCTCGGATACGTGTACTTCAAGCTCAACGGCAACATCCAGGGCGTCGACATCAACGCCAGGCTCGGCACCGACCGCCCCGTGAACGTCGACAACGGCTCGATGGACATCCTCGTCCTCGGCTCCGACTCACGCTCCGGCGACAACGCCGAATACGGCGCCGACGAGGGCGGAGCCCGTTCGGACACCGCGATGATCATGCACGTCGACGAAGGCCACAAGAGCGCCAGCGTCGTCTCCGTACCGCGTGACACCATCGTCGAACGCCCCGACTGCGAGGACGGCAACGGCGACACCGCGGCGGGCGAGCGGCGGGCCATGTTCAACACCGCGTACGAGGTCGGCGGCCCGGCCTGCGCCGTGAAGACCGTCGAGAAGATGTCCGGCATTCGCATGGACCACTACATCGAGGTCGACTTCACCGGGTTCAAGCAGCTCATCGACGACCTCGGCGGCGTGAGGATCACCACCACCGAGGCCATCGACGACTCCAAGAGCCATCTGAATCTCGAACCCGGCACCCACACCCTGGACGGCGAGCAGGCGCTCGGCCTCGTCAGGACGCGCAAGAGCGTCGGCGACGGCAGCGACCTGGGCCGTATCCAGCTCCAGCAGGCGTTCATCAAGGCGCTGATCACCCAGGTCAAGGACATCGGCCTGCTCAGCAGCCCCAAGAAGCTGTACGACATCGGCGACACCGCGACGCGGGCGATCACCCCGGACTCCGAGCTGGACACGGTCAAGGAGCTCGCCGCCTTCGCTGGCGGTCTGAAGAACCTCGGGGCCGAGGACGTCAACATGATCACGCTGCCTGTCCGGTACGACCCGGCCGACCCGAACCGCGTCGTCCCCCTGGAGAAGGCGTCCGAGCAGGTCTGGACGGCGCTGCGGGCCGACAAGCCGATCCCGGCGTCGGCGACGAAGGACTCCGCGGGCGACAAGGGCGACGCGTCCGACGTGGTCACGGGCGGCGCGGAATAG
- a CDS encoding trypsin-like serine protease, translated as MRRLIAAGTAALAVLAGGLVATAQAAEDGGGEKFLPPKDAQVVSSNEISPRIIGGTSTTISSAPWMVQLLFEFDNDGLFYFTCGGTLVAPNKVLTAAHCVTDENGKALDMAGRGMILGNTAKLAGGANDEGTAVRISRSYVAGSYNAAAIDNDIALLTLAKPLTGTPAQPAPYRETTRYAPGTTATTYGWGMTSSKPDGRLAATLQRVTQPLNSDADCAENLDTALSTPGAFKPGHMICAGVGGTGDNRTGKATCPGDSGSPMMVNGRIIGVTSWGVATQSELCNYRGTFDVYTKVSTYMPALQPRIDDTNFSRDTKADLWARTSSDGKAYTFNSTGTGFATRKAFTGNFRAYNLVVQTDLNRDGYEDLVARGNSGDVYWLHRSATSSTYVKTRIFSSWNTFRAIVTPGDVTGDGNPDLLAVASTGQLRLYPGTGKGKFGASTAVGTGYQRYNQVRGHGDFTNDGKADLLVRRADTGDLLLVKGTGKASAPFETPVVVRTNWSGYTTIVTPGDVNGDAKPDVVVRNSAGSLYLLKGTGKATSEIFATGVKIGSGWNGYHTIA; from the coding sequence GTGCGAAGACTGATAGCCGCTGGTACAGCGGCTCTCGCGGTCCTCGCCGGCGGACTGGTCGCCACAGCACAGGCCGCCGAGGACGGCGGCGGTGAGAAATTCCTGCCGCCCAAGGACGCACAGGTCGTCAGCTCCAATGAGATCTCGCCGCGAATCATCGGCGGAACGAGCACCACCATCAGCAGCGCCCCCTGGATGGTGCAGCTGCTTTTCGAGTTCGACAACGACGGACTCTTCTACTTCACCTGCGGCGGAACGCTCGTCGCGCCCAACAAGGTTCTCACCGCGGCGCACTGCGTCACCGACGAGAACGGCAAAGCGCTCGACATGGCCGGCCGCGGCATGATTCTCGGCAACACGGCCAAGCTCGCCGGCGGTGCGAACGACGAGGGCACCGCGGTCAGGATCAGCCGTTCGTATGTCGCGGGCTCGTACAACGCCGCGGCGATCGACAACGACATCGCGCTGCTGACGCTCGCCAAGCCCCTGACGGGCACCCCGGCGCAGCCCGCCCCGTACCGCGAGACCACCCGCTACGCGCCGGGCACCACCGCCACCACCTACGGCTGGGGCATGACCAGCTCCAAGCCGGACGGCAGGCTGGCCGCCACCCTCCAGCGGGTGACCCAGCCGCTGAACTCGGACGCCGACTGCGCCGAGAACCTCGACACCGCGCTCTCCACCCCGGGCGCCTTCAAGCCCGGCCACATGATCTGCGCGGGCGTGGGCGGCACCGGCGACAACAGGACGGGCAAGGCGACCTGCCCCGGTGACTCGGGCAGCCCGATGATGGTGAACGGCCGGATCATCGGCGTCACCTCCTGGGGTGTCGCCACCCAGTCCGAACTGTGCAACTACCGGGGCACGTTCGACGTGTACACCAAGGTCTCGACATACATGCCGGCCCTCCAGCCGCGCATCGACGACACCAACTTCAGCCGCGACACCAAGGCCGACCTGTGGGCCCGCACCAGCTCGGACGGCAAGGCCTACACGTTCAACTCCACCGGCACCGGATTCGCCACCCGCAAGGCGTTCACCGGCAATTTCCGCGCGTACAACCTGGTCGTGCAGACCGACCTGAACAGGGACGGTTACGAGGACCTCGTCGCGCGCGGCAACTCCGGCGACGTGTACTGGCTGCACCGCTCGGCGACCAGCTCCACCTACGTGAAGACCAGGATCTTCAGCTCCTGGAACACCTTCCGCGCGATCGTCACCCCCGGCGACGTCACCGGCGACGGCAACCCCGACCTGCTGGCGGTCGCCTCCACCGGGCAGCTCCGGCTCTACCCCGGCACGGGCAAGGGCAAGTTCGGCGCCTCCACCGCGGTCGGCACCGGCTACCAGCGCTACAACCAGGTGCGCGGTCACGGTGACTTCACCAACGACGGCAAGGCCGACCTGCTGGTCCGCCGCGCCGACACCGGTGACCTCCTGCTGGTCAAGGGCACCGGCAAGGCCTCCGCGCCGTTCGAGACGCCCGTCGTGGTCCGCACCAACTGGTCCGGCTACACCACGATCGTCACCCCGGGCGACGTGAACGGTGACGCCAAGCCCGATGTCGTCGTCCGTAACTCGGCCGGCTCGCTGTACCTCCTCAAGGGCACCGGCAAGGCCACGTCCGAGATCTTCGCCACAGGCGTGAAGATCGGATCCGGCTGGAACGGCTACCACACCATCGCGTGA
- the rho gene encoding transcription termination factor Rho, giving the protein MSDTTDLMGVSADNSVDTTAPAEGAATGTTSRRRRSGTGLDGMVLAELQQVASGLGIRGTARMRKSQLIEVIKEAQGGGSPAPKSDGTAGGDAEAKPKRRATSKARTGDAAAVAEAPAADKAADRAPAKAEKADKADGQIDIPGQPASDDQPAGERRRRRATAQAGSPDSKTETRGESGTDTVVDERPDAKAEAAVSASAQGDADGRRGDRQERGQRGERGDRDRGDRQSRQRDRRGKGDDQQGGGGQQGGGQRQQRQGQGGGQSQGNGPQDDFDDEAGGRRGRRGRYRDRRGRRGREEFGGGGEPQVADDDVLIPVAGILDILDNYAFIRTSGYLPGPNDVYVSLAQVRKNGLRKGDHVTGAVRQPKDGERREKFNALVRLDSANGMAAESGRGRPEFQKLTPLYPQDRLRLETDPGVLTTRIIDLVAPIGKGQRGLIVAPPKTGKTMILQAIANAITVNSPECHLMVVLVDERPEEVTDMQRSVKGEVISSTFDRPAEDHTTVAELAIERAKRLVELGHDVVVLLDSITRLGRAYNLAAPASGRILSGGVDSTALYPPKRFFGAARNIEDGGSLTILATALVETGSRMDEVIFEEFKGTGNMELKLDRKLSDKRIFPAVDVDASSTRKEEILLGSDELAVVWKLRRVLHALDQQQAIELLLDKMKKTKSNAEFLLQIQKTTPSPGNGND; this is encoded by the coding sequence GTGAGCGACACCACCGATCTGATGGGCGTGAGCGCCGACAACAGCGTCGACACCACCGCGCCCGCCGAAGGTGCTGCCACTGGCACCACCTCACGGCGCCGCCGCTCCGGCACCGGCCTCGACGGCATGGTCCTGGCCGAGCTTCAGCAGGTCGCGTCAGGCCTCGGCATCAGGGGCACCGCGCGGATGCGCAAGAGCCAGTTGATCGAGGTCATCAAGGAGGCGCAGGGCGGCGGTTCGCCCGCGCCGAAGAGCGACGGGACGGCCGGCGGCGACGCCGAGGCGAAGCCCAAGCGCCGCGCCACGTCCAAGGCCCGTACGGGCGACGCGGCCGCCGTCGCGGAGGCCCCCGCCGCCGACAAGGCCGCGGACCGTGCCCCGGCCAAGGCCGAGAAGGCCGACAAGGCCGACGGGCAGATCGACATCCCGGGCCAGCCGGCGAGTGACGACCAGCCCGCGGGCGAGCGTCGTCGGCGCAGGGCCACCGCGCAGGCGGGCAGCCCGGACAGCAAGACCGAGACCCGCGGCGAGTCGGGCACCGACACCGTCGTGGACGAGCGTCCCGACGCCAAGGCCGAGGCCGCCGTCTCCGCGTCCGCCCAGGGTGACGCCGACGGACGCCGCGGCGACCGCCAGGAGCGCGGCCAGCGGGGCGAGCGCGGCGACCGCGACCGCGGTGACCGCCAGAGCCGCCAGCGCGACCGCCGTGGCAAGGGCGACGACCAGCAGGGCGGCGGCGGCCAGCAGGGCGGCGGCCAGCGCCAGCAGCGCCAGGGCCAGGGCGGCGGCCAGAGCCAGGGCAACGGGCCGCAGGACGACTTCGACGACGAGGCGGGCGGCCGTCGCGGCCGTCGCGGCCGGTACCGCGACCGCCGTGGCCGCCGTGGCCGCGAGGAGTTCGGTGGCGGCGGCGAGCCGCAGGTCGCCGACGACGACGTGCTGATCCCCGTCGCGGGCATCCTCGACATCCTCGACAACTACGCGTTCATCCGGACCTCCGGCTACCTGCCGGGTCCGAACGACGTGTACGTCTCGCTCGCCCAGGTCCGCAAGAACGGCCTGCGCAAGGGTGACCACGTCACCGGCGCGGTGCGCCAGCCCAAGGACGGCGAGCGCCGCGAGAAGTTCAACGCGCTCGTGCGCCTGGACTCGGCCAACGGCATGGCGGCCGAATCGGGCCGCGGACGGCCGGAGTTCCAGAAGCTGACCCCGCTCTACCCGCAGGACCGGCTCCGTCTGGAGACCGACCCGGGTGTGCTGACGACGCGGATCATCGACCTCGTCGCACCGATCGGCAAGGGCCAGCGTGGTCTGATCGTGGCCCCGCCGAAGACCGGCAAGACCATGATCCTCCAGGCGATCGCCAACGCGATCACGGTCAACAGCCCCGAGTGCCACCTGATGGTCGTCCTCGTCGACGAGCGTCCGGAAGAGGTCACCGACATGCAGCGGTCGGTGAAGGGCGAGGTCATCTCCTCGACCTTCGACCGCCCGGCCGAGGACCACACCACCGTCGCCGAGCTGGCCATCGAGCGCGCCAAGCGCCTCGTGGAGCTGGGTCACGACGTGGTCGTCCTGCTGGACTCCATCACCCGCCTGGGCCGCGCGTACAACCTCGCGGCCCCCGCCTCCGGACGCATCCTGTCCGGTGGTGTCGACTCGACCGCGCTCTACCCGCCGAAGCGCTTCTTCGGTGCGGCGCGCAACATCGAGGACGGCGGTTCGCTGACCATCCTGGCCACCGCGCTCGTCGAGACCGGCTCGCGCATGGACGAGGTGATCTTCGAGGAGTTCAAGGGCACCGGCAACATGGAGCTCAAGCTCGACCGGAAGCTCTCGGACAAGCGCATCTTCCCGGCGGTGGACGTGGACGCGTCCTCCACCCGTAAGGAAGAGATCCTGCTCGGCAGCGACGAGCTGGCCGTCGTCTGGAAGCTGCGCCGGGTGCTGCACGCGCTCGACCAGCAGCAGGCGATCGAGCTGCTGCTGGACAAGATGAAGAAGACGAAGTCGAACGCGGAGTTCCTGCTCCAGATTCAGAAGACGACTCCGTCGCCCGGAAACGGCAACGACTGA
- the thrB gene encoding homoserine kinase codes for MAGPAFRAAAVRVRVPATSANLGPGFDALGLSLGLYDDVVVRVADSGLHVDIAGEGAQTLPRDENHLLVRSLRTAFDLLGGQPRGLEVVCANRIPHGRGLGSSSAAICAGIVAARAVTIGGDARLDDTALLELATEIEGHPDNVAACLLGGFTLAWTDGGAARAVRMEVAESVVPVVFVPEAAVLTETARGLLPRSVPHVDASFNAGRSALLVEALTRRPELLLAATEDRLHQEYRAPAMPRSVELVGRLRADGVPAVISGAGPTVLALTEDSAVDKVVQLAGEGWAAHRLGLDGTGASVLPLGSQ; via the coding sequence ATGGCCGGTCCCGCTTTCCGCGCCGCCGCCGTACGGGTGCGCGTCCCCGCCACCAGCGCCAACCTCGGGCCGGGATTCGACGCCCTCGGCCTGTCGCTCGGGCTCTACGACGACGTGGTGGTGCGCGTGGCCGATTCCGGCCTGCACGTCGACATCGCGGGCGAGGGCGCGCAGACGCTCCCCCGCGACGAGAACCACCTGCTCGTACGGTCCCTGCGCACCGCGTTCGACCTGCTCGGGGGCCAGCCGCGCGGCCTGGAGGTCGTCTGCGCCAACCGCATCCCGCACGGCCGCGGCCTCGGCTCGTCGTCCGCCGCCATCTGCGCCGGGATCGTCGCCGCACGCGCCGTGACGATAGGCGGCGACGCGAGGCTCGACGACACCGCGCTGCTGGAGCTGGCCACCGAGATCGAGGGTCACCCCGACAATGTGGCGGCCTGTCTGCTCGGCGGTTTCACGCTCGCCTGGACCGACGGGGGAGCGGCGCGTGCTGTCCGGATGGAGGTCGCCGAATCCGTGGTCCCCGTGGTGTTCGTGCCCGAGGCGGCGGTCCTCACCGAGACCGCGCGCGGGCTGCTCCCGCGCTCCGTCCCCCATGTGGACGCGAGTTTCAACGCGGGCCGGTCGGCACTGCTCGTCGAGGCTCTGACCAGGCGTCCCGAGCTGCTTCTCGCGGCCACCGAGGACCGGCTGCACCAGGAGTACCGCGCTCCGGCGATGCCGCGGAGCGTGGAGCTGGTGGGCAGGCTGCGGGCCGACGGCGTCCCCGCGGTCATCTCCGGCGCCGGTCCCACGGTCCTGGCGCTGACCGAGGACAGTGCGGTCGACAAGGTCGTACAGCTGGCCGGCGAGGGCTGGGCGGCGCACAGGCTCGGCCTCGACGGCACGGGCGCGAGCGTTCTTCCGCTCGGTTCTCAGTGA
- the thrC gene encoding threonine synthase produces MTSIGTHQWRGIIEEYRDRLPVAETTAVVTLREGGTPLVPAQVLSEATGCEVHLKVEGANPTGSFKDRGMTMAITHAKEAGAQAVICASTGNTSASAAAYAVRAGMVCAVLVPQGKIALGKMGQALVHGAKILQVEGNFDDCLTLARGLSDNYPVALVNSVNPSRIEGQKTAAFEIVDALGDAPDIHVLPVGNAGNITAYWKGYTEYTADGPATRTPRMWGFQASGSAPIVRGEVVKDPHTVATAIRIGNPASWQQALAARDESGGFIDEVTDRQILRAYRLLAAQEGVFVEPASAASVAGLLKAAEEGKVDPGQRIVCTVTGNGLKDPDWAVAGAPQPVTVPVDAVTAAERLGLV; encoded by the coding sequence ATGACGAGCATCGGCACCCACCAGTGGCGCGGCATCATCGAGGAGTACCGGGACCGGCTGCCGGTCGCGGAGACGACGGCGGTGGTCACCCTCCGCGAGGGCGGTACGCCGCTCGTCCCCGCGCAGGTCCTCTCCGAGGCCACGGGCTGCGAGGTGCACCTCAAGGTCGAGGGCGCCAACCCGACCGGGTCCTTCAAGGACCGCGGCATGACGATGGCGATCACCCACGCCAAGGAAGCCGGCGCGCAGGCCGTCATCTGCGCCTCCACCGGCAACACCTCGGCGTCGGCCGCCGCGTACGCGGTACGGGCCGGCATGGTCTGCGCCGTCCTCGTGCCCCAGGGCAAGATCGCGCTGGGCAAGATGGGCCAGGCGCTCGTGCACGGCGCGAAGATCCTCCAGGTCGAGGGGAACTTCGACGACTGTCTGACGCTGGCGCGCGGACTGTCCGACAACTACCCGGTGGCGCTGGTCAATTCGGTGAACCCGTCCCGTATCGAGGGCCAGAAGACCGCGGCCTTCGAGATCGTGGACGCGCTCGGTGACGCCCCCGACATCCACGTACTGCCCGTCGGCAACGCCGGCAACATCACGGCGTACTGGAAGGGCTACACGGAGTACACCGCGGACGGCCCCGCGACCCGCACGCCGCGCATGTGGGGCTTCCAGGCGTCCGGTTCGGCGCCGATCGTGCGCGGCGAGGTCGTCAAGGACCCGCACACCGTGGCCACCGCGATCCGTATCGGCAACCCGGCGTCCTGGCAGCAGGCGCTCGCCGCCAGGGACGAGTCCGGCGGCTTCATCGACGAGGTGACGGACCGACAGATCCTGCGCGCCTACCGGCTGTTGGCCGCCCAGGAGGGTGTCTTCGTCGAGCCGGCGTCGGCCGCGTCCGTCGCCGGTCTGCTCAAGGCGGCCGAGGAGGGCAAGGTCGACCCGGGGCAGCGCATCGTCTGCACCGTCACCGGCAACGGCCTCAAGGATCCGGACTGGGCGGTCGCGGGCGCGCCCCAGCCGGTCACGGTCCCGGTCGACGCGGTGACAGCGGCGGAGCGCCTCGGACTCGTCTGA